From Mucilaginibacter gotjawali:
AATATCCTCCGGCTTTGGCGAGGTGAAAGGGTGGTGCATAGCATGGTAACGGCTGGTTTCTTCGTCCCACTCTAACAAAGGGAAATCAAGTACCCATAACGGGGCAAAAGTATTTTTGTCGCGCAGGCCCAAACGGTTGCCCATTTCCAGGCGAAGCTCATTCAGTTGTTTGCGCACTTTTTCAGCATTGCCGGCTAAAACAAACATCATATCGCCGGGTTCAGCTTCAAAAGCAGCCGCCCAGTTGGTGAGGTCGTCTTCGCCGTAAAATTTATCCACAGATGATTTGAGCGTACCATCACTCTGGTAACGGCAATAGATCATCCCGGTAACGCCAATTTGCGGGCGTTTTAACCATTCGGTCAGTTCGTCAATTTGTTTGCGGGTATATTCGGCGCAGCCTTTGGCGTTAATGCCAACCACCAGTTCTGCATTATCAAAAATGCTGAACCCTTTGCCTTTTACGATATCATTCAGCTCCACAAACTGCATCCCGAAACGGATATCCGGCTTGTCGGATCCATATAAACGCATGGCATCTGCATATTGCATTCGCGGTACGCTGCCCAGCTCGATCCCTTTAACAGTTCTGAACAAGTGCTGGGTTAATCCCTCAAATACATTTAAAATATCTTCCTGGGTGATGAAAGCCATCTCGCAGTCTATCTGTGTAAACTCCGGCTGCCTGTCAGCACGCAGATCCTCATCCCTGAAACATTTAACGATCTGGAAATACCTGTCGAACCCGCTTACCATCAGCAATTGTTTAAAAGTTTGGGGCGATTGCGGCAGGGCGTAAAACTCGCCCGGGTTCATGCGGCTTGGCACCACAAAGTCGCGGGCGCCTTCGGGGGTTGATTTGATCAATACCGGGGTTTCCACCTCGATAAAGTCAAGACCATCCAGGTATTTACGTACTTCCTGCGCCATTTTATGGCGGAGCATCAGGTTGTTGCGGATAGGGTTGCGGCGCAAATCAAGGTAGCGGTATTTGGCGCGCAGCTCTTCGCCGCCGTCGGTTTCATCCTCTATCATAAACGGCGGAACCTTGGCCCCGTTCAGGACCTCAATTTTGCTTACGCCGATCTCTATCTCGCCGGTGGACATTTTAGCGTTCTTGCTGGTACGTTCCAGCACCGCGCCGGTAACCTGGATTACAAATTCACGCCCGAGTGAACGACTGGTTTCCCTTAAGGAATCATCGCTGTCGGTATTAAAAACCAACTGGGTTAAACCATAACGGTCGCGAACGTCAATAAATGTCATTGCGCCCAGGTCGCGTGATTTTTGGACCCATCCGCATAAAGTAACCGTTTGCCCTAAATGACTGATATTTAATTCGCCGCAAGTATGTGTTCTTAACATGGTACTGATTTATAAAGTTTGCAAAAGTAGGGTTTTAGTCGGAAAGTCCGAAAGACCGGAAGTCCGAAAGTTGACCTAAAAGGCATAAAAATCTTCATCTTTCGGACTTTACTGACTTTTCCGACTTTCGGACTCCAAAAAAACACTACCTTTGCCCCATAATTCTCAAGGGGTGCCTTGCTTTGGTCGCAAAATAATCTGCAGGTTATTTTACCAAACTGAAAGACAGGCTGAGATCAAACCCATGCCCCCCGCCCCCCTGAAGGGGGAGTAAAAAGCTTTTTGGCTGATTACTCCACCCCCTTTAGGGGGCCGGGGGGCTACACCTGATCCGGGTAATGCCGGCGTAGGGAGAGGTAACAAGTTAAGTGTACTGCGTATTCGCCCTGATGCGGAGATGGTTTAACTAAATTTATTTTTAATCATTTTGAAAAATTTATTTTCGGCGTTATTCGCCCTGCTGCTGCCTGTCATGGCTGCGGCCCAATTCTCTGTTTCCGGTAAAGTAACCGACCAGCAAACCGGCGATGTACTGCCCGGCGCTACCATCAGCTTATCAAGCCCGGCAATAAGCACTATTGCCGATGCTAATGGTAAGTATCATTTTAACAATTTAAAAAGCGGTAATTACACATTCAAAGTTTCATTTCTGGGATACCAGGCAATTACCAAAGCAATTTTAATAAACGCTAACGCTGTAAGCAATTTCGCACTGAAACCCGGCACGCTGTTTACCGAAGCCGTTACTGTAAGCGCTACCCGTGCTACCCAAAACTCCCCCACCGCCTTTACCGATCTCAGTAAAAAAGACATCGATAAAAACAATACCGGCCGGGGTTTTGAATATCTGCTGGAGCAAACGCCCTCAACCGTAGTTACATCAAATGCCGGTGCAGGGGTTGGCTATACCAGCATTCGTATCCGCGGATCGGACGCTACCCGTACCAATGTTACGCTCAACGGCATCCCGCTAAACGATGCCGAAGACCAGGGTGTATATTTTGTCGACCTGCCCGACATGGCTTCGTCGGTCGAAAACATCCAGGTGCAGCGTGGTGTAGGTACCTCCACAAATGGCGCAGGCGCTTTTGGTGCAAGTATTAACATACAAACAACCACCCGGCATGATACGGCTTATGCTGAGCTGAATAATTCGGCGGGATCATACGGCACGGTAAAAAACACGGCAAGCTTCGGAACCGGTTTGCTGGGCGACCACTTTAGTTTTGATGGCCGCTTATCCAGGATGCGTTCCGATGGTTATATCGACCGCGCATCCTCCGACCTGAAGTCCTTCTTTTTAAGCGGAGCGTATTATGGTAAAAAAAGCGTGCTTAGGTTGAATGTATTTTCGGGTTACGAAAAAACCTACCAGGCCTGGGACGGCGTACCTGAAGACAGTGTAAAGGCAGGCAACCGCCGGTATAACGAGTTGGGCTATATCAATTCAAGCAATAGCTTTTATAAAAACCAAACCGATAACTATACCCAAAACTATTACCAGTTACTGTACAACCAGCAGCTGAGCAGCAAGCTATCGTTTAGCGGCGCCTTGCATTATACCAAAGGCTTTGGTTATTATGAAGAATACCGCAATGCCGATTCGCTACAATATTACGGGGTAACACCGGTGGTAGTTGGCGGTACCGCTATTGAAGCGACTGACCTGGTGCGCCGTTTATGGCTCAATAACGATTTTTATGGCCTCACCTATAATTTAAATTATAAGCCCGATAACACCCTTAATGCAACACTTGGCGGCGCTTATAACGAATACAAGGGCGCTCATTATAACAATATCGAATGGACCCAGGAGAGCACCAATATTCCGCCTGATTATCAATACTCCCGCAATGATGCTAAAAAAACGGATTTTAATATTTTCGCCCGTGCCGAATATCATTTAGGGAAATGGCTGTTATACGGTGACCTGCAATACCGCCATATTTATTATTCGTTTTTAGGGTTTGACGAAAACCTGAACAATGTGCAGCAGGCGGTCGGGCTTAACTTCTTTAATCCTAAAGCCGGGATTACCTACCAGCTTAACGACAACAGTAACGTATACGCCTCGGTAGCCGTGGGTAACCATGAGCCTAACCGCAGCGATTATACCAATTCTTCGCCGCAAAGCCGCCCCAAGCCAGAAAATCTGAAAGACCTGGAATTGGGTTACCGGATAAATGAAAGCACTTTTAGCGGAAGCATTAACGGGTTTTACATGCTGTACAAAAATCAGCTGGTGCTAACCGGCTCGCTTGATGATGTCGGCGAAGCTATCCGCACCAATATAAAAGACAGCTACCGCGCAGGTATTGAAGCCAGCGCCCGCGTTAAAATAGCCCAGCCTTTAAGCTGGTATATAAACGCTACCCTAAGCGCCAATAAAGTAAAAAACTTTGAGCAATACCTGCAAAACTACGATACCGGAACGCTTGACGGAACACTTTACAAAACAAGCGACATTGCCTACTCCCCTGATTTTACGGGCTCAAGCACTATCAGCTACCGTCCCGTAAAAAATGCCGAAATTGCTTTTATCACCAAATATGTAAGCCGCCAGTATCTTGATAATACCTCAACGGTAAGCCGTTCGCTCGGCGCCTATGTGGTAAACGATTTGCGGCTCAACTATAATTTCAGCATCAAGGGAGTAAAAAATATCGGACTAAGTTTGCTGGTCAATAATATTTTCAGCGAAAAGTACCAATCGGATGGCGCCACCTATCCTGATATTGAAGGCGGCAAAGTGGTGAACTATAATTACTTTTTCCCGCAAGCGCCCATCAACTTTTTGCTTGGGCTAAACCTTAAGTTTTAACCTGATTATGCACCACTGGATCGAGCTTTTTAACGAACAAATCAAGGAAACCAGCCTGCTGCAATGGCTTGCCGTTATATTGGGTGTGGCCGAAGTTTTGTTTGCTTTGTATGATAATATCTGGCTCTATCCTACTGGCATTGCAAGTACCATCATCGCTATATACCTGTTGCTTACGGTGCAGCTTTATGCAGATTCCGCCTTAAATGTTTATTACCTGGTGATGAGCGTTTATGGCTGGGTGCATTGGGCAAAAAAGAAGCAAGGCCCGGAGGTGGTGATCTCCTGGTCGGGCAAAAAGGATTGGGTGATCAGTCTATCCATCTCTATAGGGGGCTGGCTGGTACTATACCTGTTGCTTAAATATTTAACACCATCCAATGTGCCGGTTTGGGATGCCCTGGTATCGTCAACAGCATGGGCCGGGATGTGGCTGCTGGCCAAAAGGAAGATCGAAAACTGGATCTTCCTCAACATTTCAAATTTATTTGCCATCCCGCTGCTGTTTTATAAACAACTGCCGCTTTTTGCTGCGCTTACCTTGTTTTTGTTTGTAATTGCTTTTGGGGGCTTATATAAATGGATAAAGATTTGCAAAGCCCGGCAAGCGGCTGTAACCGGTTAAAAATCGACCCAATGAAAACAGAACATCCCTCAACTCTTTTATCTCCTGACATCGTAAAAATCATCAGAGATTCCGCTTTTGCAGCGGAGCGGCTGGGCAAGATCCATCCTGATCAGCTGGCCATTGTTTATGAGCAAAAATGGTTTAAACTGCTTGTTCCTGAGGTTTATTCGGGGCTCGAAAAATCTTTGCCGGAACTTGTCCGGCTGGAAGAAAGCATCAGCTGGGCAAACGGAAGCCTGGGCTGGGTGGTTACCTTATGCTGCGGTGCAGGCTGGTTTGGCGGTTTTATAGCAGCGGAAAAAGCGACAGAAATATTTGGATCGACGGAGGTGTGCCTGGCAGGCAGCGGCGCAGCCACCGGCGAAGCTGTAATAACGCCAAACGGCTATAAGATTACCGGCAAATGGAAATATGCCAGCGGCGCGGATCATGCCACCCATTTTACTGCCAATTGCATCATCAAAAACGGCGAAGAAGTGGTTTTAAATGATGATGGCAGTCCATTAGTATTGCCTTTCATATTTGAAAGCAGCAAAGTAAATATTTTGCCTGCATGGAAATACACCGGCATGGTTGCCACCGGCAGCGATGCTTTTGAAGCGCAGGGCATTGAAGTAAACAAATTGAATTGTTTTCAAATAAACCCGAATGCCGCTATCGTTAAAAACGTACTGTACCAATATCCTTTTCTGCAATTAGCCGAGGCAACCCTTGCAGCAAATATTTCGGGCATGGCCATTCATTTTATGGATTTGTGCAGCAATATTTTTGCTGAGAAACAGGAACAAGAAAAACTCTCGCCACAACAAAAAAACTTAATTACAGCGCTTTTAGTCAATCACAAAAATAAAATGGATAAAGCCCGAAGATCTTTTTACCGCGCGGTAGATCAATCCTGGCTTACCTTAAAGTCGGATGGGGTTGCTGATAAAAAAACCATAGAAGCCGTAAGTAAAACAAGCCGCATATTAGCCAAAACAGCAAGAGAATGCGTTGACAGGCTTTACCCCTATTGCGGCTTAATTGCTGCAAATACCGATTCGGAGATCAACCAGGTTTGGCGCGATATTCATACCGCGAGCCAGCATTCCTTATTGACCTTCCTGTAATATTTTTAATAGTTTAAAAAATCGGTGTAATCTTCTCCTAATCGGTGAAATCCGCAACAAAACATTGTTAACAAAAATATCACATTGAAATTTAATTGCATTGCAGATATTTGGGCACTTAATCATTCAGCATGAAGATCAAACATTTACTTGTCATAGTATTCGCTTTTGCCGCTGTTTCTGTCTCGGCACAAACAAAAAAGAAACACGCTCAAGCAGTTACAACTATTGCCGATAATTTTGGGCGTGTTGTACCGGATAACTCATTGCCCCGCCCTAAACTGGTAGTGGGCATCGTAGTTGACCAGATGCGTTGGGATTACCTGTACCGTTATTACGACCGCTACCAGGATAATGGCTTTAAACGTTTATTAAACCAGGGTTTCAGCTGCGAAAACACCCAGGTTGATTATATCCCAACATTCACCGGCCCCGGCCATTCTTGTATCTATACCGGTTCGGTGCCTTCTATCCACGGCATAGCCGGAAACGATTTTATCATCCAGGCCACCGGTAAATCGATGTATTGTACAGAAGATACAACGGTACAAACCGTTGGCAGCGAATCAAAGGCAGGCCAAATGTCACCCAAAAATTTACTGGTAACAACCGTTACCGATGAGCTGCGCCTGGCGACCAATTTCAGGTCGAAAGTTATTGGGATCGCTTTAAAAGACCGAGGCGGCATTTTGCCGGCTGGCCATACCGCAAACGCGGCTTATTGGTTTGATGATAAAACGGGCAACTGGATCAGCAGCACTTATTACATGAAAGACCTGCCGCAGTGGGTTAAAGATTTCAACGACCAGAAACTGGCGGAAAACTATTTAAAACTGGACTGGAACACGCTATATCCTAAAGATACCTACCTGCAAAGTACTGCTGACAGTACCAAATACGAAGGTAAATTCAAGGGCATGACCGCGCCCACCCTTCCGGTAAAAACTTCGGGAATGTATAAAGGCAATTTGGGTTTGATCCGCTCAACCCCTTATGGAAATACTTTTACGCTCGACCTGGCTGTTGCCGCCATCAATGCGGAAGAATTAGGCCAGCACCCGGTAACCGATTTTTTAGCCGTAAGTTTATCGTCGCCTGACTATATTGGCCACCAGTTTGGGGTAAATGCCGTTGAAATTGAAGACACTTACCTGCGCCTGGACCGTGATATCGCCAATTTTTTAGTTTATTTAGATGCCAAAGTTGGTAGAGGCAATTATACCGTTTTCTTAACTGCCGATCACGGCGCGGCGCATAATACCGCGTTTTTAAACGATCATAACATTCCCGCCGGGGTTTGGGACGATGGCGCAGCCTTAAAGGACCTGAATAAATTTTTACTGGATAAATATAAAGTTGACGGCCTGGTATTAAGCCTTGCCAATTACCAGGTAAATTTCAACTACAGTATCGTTAATTACCTGCACCTGGATGAAGAAATTTTAAAGAAAGACTGCATCGGTTATTTTGAAAAGCTGCCCGAAGTTGCATTTGCAGTGGACATGAAAAAAGCCGCAACCGCTGCTATCCCCGAAGCCTTGCGTTCCCGTATAGTAAACGGTTACAGCACGGAGCATAGCGGCGAAGTGCAGATTATATTAAAACCGGCATACTTTACCGGACATGGCTCGGGCGATAGCGGCCCAACGGGAACAACCCACGGCACCTGGAACCCTTATGACAACCATATCCCGCTGGTATTCATGGGCTGGGGCATCCAACATGGCAGCCTTACCCGTGAAACACATATGACAGATATTGCCGCAACCATTGCCGCCTTGTTACATATCCAGGCGCCAAACGGCAGCATCGGGACACCGATCAGCGAAGTGCTGGGGAAGTCCGAAAGACGAAAAGAGCAGTGAATTTAGACGCGTTTAAAAAACAAGAAAATTAATCTTTCGGACTTTCCGGACTTCCGGACTTTCCGACTCGAAGCTATGAAGAAATACATATCCAAATTCCACTATCTCACGCAGGACCTGCCGGATCGCAGTCATGTTAAACAGGTGATGATGGCCTGCGGGGCCGGGGCTAACTGGATCCAGTATCGCTGCTTAACAAAGCCGGATGACGAACTGATTGACGAGATTGACGAGATCGCTGAGATCTGCGATGAATGGGGAGCTACCCTTATCCTCACCAATCATTACCACCTGTTGGAGCGGGTGGATGCGCAAGGCGTACATATGGAAGACTTTGATGCCGATTTCAAAATGATCCGAAAGATCATCGGTGAGGATAAAACCCTCGGGGCTTCGGCAACAAACATCAAAAGGCTGCAAAATGTTCAGGCAAGCGGCGTTGTAGATTACTGCGGCTACGGCCCCTTTGCGCATACAGACACCAAACCCAATAACGAACCGCTGCTTGGTTTTGAAGGCTATCGCGAGTTGCAGCAGCACCCTGAAATTGAGATCCCGGTAATTGCAGTTGGGGGCATTCAAATAACCGATGCGGCTAAATTGATGAAAACCGGTGTTTATGGCATAGCCGTATCTGCAGCGGTAAACTTGTCAACTGATCCTGTAGCTGCTTTAAAGGAGATCTATCAGCAGATATATTAGTATATTTGGTCAGGATCAGAATTTACAGAATTATAAAATTTTCAAGATGCAATTTTAAAATCTGCCTGCGCAAAATTTTGTTAATCCGAAAGTTATGTAAATTCCGATTCAAACAGCAATAACGAATTTTAAAATTCGGCCGCCAGAAATTCTGTTAATCCTAAAATTCTGTAAATTCTGATTCAGACAACAATTAGCCATGTCATCTCACCACATCGTCCGCGAAAAACAGGAACCAGCATTATTGGTGCTCGGGCTTGACAATTTTCCCGAAGAAATGCTCGGGCAATTGCTTGAGTGGAGTCCGACGGTGATTGCGACGGCACAAACCGCCGACAATTTGGTTTCCCGGGGGATCAAAATAGATTGGATCATTACCGACGGCACAGCGGAAGTGCCGCAATCAGATGTTAAGCTGATGTCATGCGGCGATTGCAACCTGAGCGATGCCGCTTTGGAGTTCCTTGCCGGAAATGAATATTCAGCGGTTAATATTATAGCGGACGAATTTAAGCTGGAAGATTACGAACCTTTTGCAGATAAAATTAACCTGGTTATTTTTAACGAACACCAAAAAATATACCCTATCGTTTCCGGGTTTAGTAAATGGAAACAAACCGGCGAAATGATCAGGATACTTGGGCCCGCCGATGACCTTATTTTAAACGGGCTGGAAAAAATAACAGACCAGGTATTTGAAACAATTGCCGACGGTTTTTTCACCATTTGCTTTAACCAGCCTTTTTTGTTTATTGCCGAGGATCTTTAACCCATAGGCAAGTCGTTCCCGGTTAAAATACCGCGTTGTAATTTTCATTCTAAAATATACATTGTTGCAATTAATTCCTTATTTTTACATAACGTTACTTTTTAAATTTAAGTAGCGACGCTGCGCCGTTTGTAACAATACTGAATAAGGACAGGCAAAAAGCGGTTTATGCTTATATTTAAAAAATTAATTTCAATAAAATTAAACCAAATAAAATACGTTGAGTCTAAATAATACATTAAAACCAGAACCGGCTTTTCTATTAATCATCCAAAGACATGAAAACACGATATAAAAAACTGATTTACACCGCTTCGGGTGCACTTTTGTGCCTGTTTGCAGCGGGTACAGCCTTTGCCCAACGCCCTGCTGGCGGCGGAGGCGGAGGTGGCGGCAGCCGTCCATCCGGCGGTGGTGGTGGCGGCGGTGGCAGCAGCGTTTCCAGCTCAAGGCCTTCGGGCGGCGGTGGCGGCAATGTAGCCGTTAGCCGGCCATCCGTAAGCAGCTCAAACGGATCCCGCCCTTCAGGCGGAGGAGGAATGGCTCCGCGTGGTACAAGCGTACAACCGCAGCAGCGTACAAATACTTATATTAACCGCCAGGGGGTTGCTCCAAGGGGCAGTTATGGGTATGCGCCACGCACCGGCATTTCAGTTAACGGCAACTTTGGCAATGCGCCCCGTACAGGAGTTGCACCAAGAGGTAATTATGGCTACCCGCAACGCACCGGCGTAGTGGCGCCGCGCGTGGGCGCAAGCCCGGGCACTTCAGCATTTGCAGTTAACGCCTACCGCTCTTCGCCCAGGGTGGGTAATGGGCAGGGAAGTTATTGGGGCAACCATGGCTATTACCATTACAACCGCGGTTACTATGATACCTATTACGGCGTAAACCTGGGTTTCAGTTGCAGGGCCTTACCTTATGGCTATTACCCTTTCTTTTGGGGCGATTACCAGTACTATTTCTGCAATGGTTTGTTTTATACTTATGATAACGAAGAATATACCGTTGTTGAACCACCGGTTGGTGCCGAAGTAACTACTTTACCTGATAAGGCGCAATCTATCGTGATCAACGGACAGCAGTATTATGAGCTGAATGGGGTTTATTACCAGGCGGTTACCAAGGACGACGGAACAGTGGTTTACATGGTTGCCGGTAAAGATGGCGTATTAAACACTGATAACGTACAGAATGACGACCAGCCGCAAGGCCCGCAAATGGGTGATATTGTAACCCAGTTACCGCCAGACTGCCGAAAAATAAAAGTTAGCGGCCAAAAATTATGGGTATCTCCGGATGGTGTTTACTACCAGGAACTGGTGGACGATAAGGGCCTTAAAACCTATAAGGTTGTTGGCCTCCCAACTGATGAACCTGAACAAAACTAAGGTTAAAATATGGCAATATATTGAAAGCGGCAAGTGTAAAACCTGCCGCTTTTTTTATGTCCCGGGCTTTGAAAAACCCCTCAATAAACGTTATAATAGTATTAATTTGGCGTTGCCATTTTGCTTAAGTTTACGACAACAAGCTTACCATGAAACGTATTATCTACCTATTATTACCCGCAATACTTTGCTGCTCATTTGCAAATGCCAAAAAGCATGCTGAACTGAAGTTTTTTGGAGCCGGTGATCCCCATATCCAATACGTTGGCCGGATCGACTTTTCAAACCCGCAAATGCCGCGGTTCTGGGCGCCCGGCGTTTACATTAGGGCAAGGTTTAAAGGATCAAAATGCGTTATGCTCATCAACGACGAAGCAGGCGGGACCAACCACAACTACCTGGAGATCGTGATCGATGGAAAAAATCCATATCGGATACAATTGACTGGTAAACTGAATGAAATCAGCGTGCCGGACGGGCTTGCAGAAGGGGACCACACTCTCCTGATCTGTAAAGACACGGAGTCAAACACCGGCTACATTGAATTTGCGGGCCTTAAATGCGAAAAACTGCTTCCGCTCCCCGCCAAACCCAAACGCAGGATCGAATATTTCGGCGACTCCATCACCAGCGGTACCGGGATGGACCAATCATCAGTACCTTGTGGTAAAGGCCAATGGCACGATCAGCATAACGCCTACATGAGTTACGGCGCGCGTACCTCCAGAAACCTGGATGCGCAATGGCATTTAACCGCGCAAGCGGGCATTGGCCTGGTACATAGCTGCTGCGATATGCATATGGTAATGCCGCAGATCTTTGATAAGGTATATTTCAGGGCTGACACCATTGCCTGGAACTTTGATAAATATATACCCGATGTAGTTACCATTTGCCTGGGGCAGAACGATGGCCCAAAACAGGATTCAGCCTACTTTTGCAGCGCCTTCATCAATTTTATTAAAGCAATCAGAAGTCATTACCCCCAAGCTGACATTGTTTGTTTAACCAGCCCGATGGGCGACCAAACCCTTACGAGCGTCCTGCAACGGTACATTAATGCAATAACCGGCGATTTAAAAGCATCCGGCGATAAAAAGGTATACAAATACTTTTTCTCGCATCAATACCATAATGGCTGCGATGGCCATCCCGATATACAGGAACATGAACTGATCGCCGGTGAGTTGACCGCTTATATCAAACAGCTAAAAGGGTGGTAAAAGATAACGGTAACAAAGGCTAGTCCGTCTTTAGGAAATTACCGTTTTCGTCGAAAACCAGGTCTTTGCCTTTAACTTCTGCTTCGTACATCGTCTTTCCCGCAGCATCTGTTACCCGGCCGGCTTCAGTTACCTTAGCACCCTTATAATGTACTTTTACATAAGGTAAAACATTTTTTGGCAAGTCAGCTACCGGTATAGCTTTAACAATTTCAACAAACACTCCGGCAGGCGTAAACTGAACCGAATTATCTTCGCCCGATTTACCACCCCAGTTTGCTTCAAAATTGCCTTTTTCTTTTTCCCAGCCTACTTTAGTCGCCTCAGGATATTTTTTGGTTAATGCTGACTTCACGACCGCCGGCACATCTTTTGTTTTGATGTCCTGCACCCTTAAGCTTCCTGTTATTAACAGAATAGCCCCTGCTGATAAAAGTATTTTCCTCATCTCCGATATTTATTTATTCAATAATAGGGGTATATTCTGTAGAAAGGCTGATAACATATTGTAGACTTTTGGGATAAATTTAATCCGCACTGGCCAGCCTAAAACATTTTAAATACCCTACGGGTTCAAAAGCACCCATAAGCCCGTTAATTATAAGTACCTTTACTAAAATCCCTGTGGTTATGATACTGTTCTCACGTAAAAATCTGCATTATTCCGATTACAAATGGACTGCCTATGTGCAGCATGATCCGCGCGTGACAGGCAAGCCCGATGAAACCCTTTTTAATAAGGAAGAAGGCAATGAAATGGTGTACCTTATTAATAAACTCATGTCCCTTTGGGACTATCGTTTTTCCAACACCGGCAATAAAATGGAAAAACTCATCCACGATAAACTCCCCGCCGAAATAACCAAACAGGACGAGATCCAGGTTTGGCTAAAGGAAAATCTGAAGTTTTAGTTAGGTTGTTGGAATGTTGCAAGGTTGTAATGTTGCAAGGTTATTAAATTAATAGCCTACCCGTCCAACAGATACCCGCGACACCTGTAATCTTTATTTATACCTGATAAATCAGGTTATTGCAAAGTTGAAAGGCTGTATAAACGCTTCGGCCGAACATTCCAACTTTACAACCTTACAACAAATGCTAACTTATTCAAACTAATTTGCTATACTTGATAAGAGAATGCCTTAGGCCCCTTATACAATTATGGTGGATGAAAAACTCTATGATACCCTGCTCGCAGAAGGGTTAATCAGCGCTGAATCTTTCGAAAAAATAAAGCAAAAAGATGCGGAATCACTGTTTTCCGTCCATTGGGAAATAAAAACCTTGCTTTATTTGGGCATTTTACTGCTTACCACGGGCCTTGGTTTATTGGTTTACGAAAACATCGACAGTATTGGCCATGTATTTGTACTGCTTTTTATAGCATCGATCTGCATGGGTTGTTTCGGGTATTGTT
This genomic window contains:
- a CDS encoding thiamine phosphate synthase; its protein translation is MKKYISKFHYLTQDLPDRSHVKQVMMACGAGANWIQYRCLTKPDDELIDEIDEIAEICDEWGATLILTNHYHLLERVDAQGVHMEDFDADFKMIRKIIGEDKTLGASATNIKRLQNVQASGVVDYCGYGPFAHTDTKPNNEPLLGFEGYRELQQHPEIEIPVIAVGGIQITDAAKLMKTGVYGIAVSAAVNLSTDPVAALKEIYQQIY
- a CDS encoding thiamine diphosphokinase encodes the protein MSSHHIVREKQEPALLVLGLDNFPEEMLGQLLEWSPTVIATAQTADNLVSRGIKIDWIITDGTAEVPQSDVKLMSCGDCNLSDAALEFLAGNEYSAVNIIADEFKLEDYEPFADKINLVIFNEHQKIYPIVSGFSKWKQTGEMIRILGPADDLILNGLEKITDQVFETIADGFFTICFNQPFLFIAEDL
- a CDS encoding DUF6515 family protein, whose product is MKTRYKKLIYTASGALLCLFAAGTAFAQRPAGGGGGGGGSRPSGGGGGGGGSSVSSSRPSGGGGGNVAVSRPSVSSSNGSRPSGGGGMAPRGTSVQPQQRTNTYINRQGVAPRGSYGYAPRTGISVNGNFGNAPRTGVAPRGNYGYPQRTGVVAPRVGASPGTSAFAVNAYRSSPRVGNGQGSYWGNHGYYHYNRGYYDTYYGVNLGFSCRALPYGYYPFFWGDYQYYFCNGLFYTYDNEEYTVVEPPVGAEVTTLPDKAQSIVINGQQYYELNGVYYQAVTKDDGTVVYMVAGKDGVLNTDNVQNDDQPQGPQMGDIVTQLPPDCRKIKVSGQKLWVSPDGVYYQELVDDKGLKTYKVVGLPTDEPEQN
- a CDS encoding SGNH/GDSL hydrolase family protein; its protein translation is MKRIIYLLLPAILCCSFANAKKHAELKFFGAGDPHIQYVGRIDFSNPQMPRFWAPGVYIRARFKGSKCVMLINDEAGGTNHNYLEIVIDGKNPYRIQLTGKLNEISVPDGLAEGDHTLLICKDTESNTGYIEFAGLKCEKLLPLPAKPKRRIEYFGDSITSGTGMDQSSVPCGKGQWHDQHNAYMSYGARTSRNLDAQWHLTAQAGIGLVHSCCDMHMVMPQIFDKVYFRADTIAWNFDKYIPDVVTICLGQNDGPKQDSAYFCSAFINFIKAIRSHYPQADIVCLTSPMGDQTLTSVLQRYINAITGDLKASGDKKVYKYFFSHQYHNGCDGHPDIQEHELIAGELTAYIKQLKGW
- a CDS encoding PepSY-like domain-containing protein — protein: MRKILLSAGAILLITGSLRVQDIKTKDVPAVVKSALTKKYPEATKVGWEKEKGNFEANWGGKSGEDNSVQFTPAGVFVEIVKAIPVADLPKNVLPYVKVHYKGAKVTEAGRVTDAAGKTMYEAEVKGKDLVFDENGNFLKTD